A window of the Eubalaena glacialis isolate mEubGla1 chromosome 9, mEubGla1.1.hap2.+ XY, whole genome shotgun sequence genome harbors these coding sequences:
- the FUT7 gene encoding alpha-(1,3)-fucosyltransferase 7, which yields MAVMPKVTSGRGRGRDRSGKVPWLPPPEQMKGQRFQVALGAGAQPLGWEDGAWGEPEETACLPVSRAGVSPAPRLRALGGLAVAALLSALWLLWLLRSAPGGAPAPQPTITILIWHWPFASQPPELPSNTCTSYGVAHCRLTTNRSLLASANAVVFHHRELQTRKARLPLAERPHGQPWVWASMESPSHTRGLGRLRGVFNWVLSYRRDSDIFVPYGRLEPREGPAPPLPAKSGVAAWVVSNFQERQRRVQLYRQLAPHLQVDVFGRASKQPLCADCLLPTVARYLFYLSFENSQHRDYITEKFWRNALLAGAVPVVLGPSRVTYEAFAPPDAFVHVDDFGSAHELAAFLAGMNESRYQRYFAWRDRFRVRLFGDWRERFCAICARYPHLPRGQAYQDLEGWFQA from the exons ATGGCGGTGATGCCAAAGGTCACCTCAGGGCGGGGGCGAGGGCGGGACAGGAGCGGGAAGGTACCCTGGTTGCCTCCTCCTGAGCAGATGAAAGGACAGCGTTTCCAGGTGGCGCTGGGTGCAGGGGCGCAGCC CTTGGGCTGGGAGGATGGGGCCTGGGGCGAGCCCGAGGAGACAGCCTGTCTTCCTGTGTCCCGTGCAGGGGTCAGCCCCGCTCCGAGGCTTCGGGCTTTGGGGGGCCTGGCGGTAGCGGCTCTTCTCTCGGCCCTCTGGCTCCTGTGGCTGCTCAGGTCGGCCCCTGGGGGAGCTCCGGCGCCCCAGCCCACGATCACCATCCTCATCTGGCACTGGCCCTTCGCCAGCCAGCCCCCAGAGCTGCCCAGCAATACCTGCACCAGCTACGGTGTGGCCCACTGCCGCCTGACCACCAACCGCAGCCTGCTGGCCAGCGCCAACGCCGTGGTCTTCCACCACCGAGAGCTGCAGACCCGGAAGGCCCGCCTGCCCCTGGCCGAGCGGCCGCACGGGCAGCCCTGGGTGTGGGCCTCCATGGAGTCGCCCAGCCACACCCGCGGCCTCGGCCGCCTCCGTGGGGTCTTCAACTGGGTGCTGAGCTACCGGCGTGACTCAGACATCTTTGTGCCCTACGGCCGCCTGGAGCCCCGTGAGGGGCCTGCGCCGCCGCTGCCGGCCAAGAGCGGGGTGGCCGCCTGGGTGGTCAGCAACTTCCAGGAGCGGCAGCGGCGCGTGCAGCTGTACCGGCAGCTGGCGCCCCACCTGCAGGTGGACGTGTTCGGCCGCGCCAGCAAGCAGCCCCTGTGCGCCGACTGCCTGCTGCCCACCGTGGCCCGGTACCTCTTCTACCTGTCCTTCGAGAACTCCCAGCACCGAGACTACATCACCGAGAAGTTCTGGCGCAACGCGCTGCTGGCCGGCGCGGTGCCCGTGGTCCTGGGCCCCTCGAGGGTCACCTACGAGGCCTTCGCCCCACCTGATGCCTTTGTGCACGTGGACGACTTCGGCTCGGCCCACGAGCTGGCCGCCTTCCTCGCTGGCATGAACGAGAGCCGCTATCAGCGCTACTTCGCCTGGCGAGACCGGTTCCGAGTGCGGCTGTTCGGCGACTGGCGGGAACGCTTCTGCGCCATCTGCGCCCGCTACCCCCACCTGCCCCGTGGCCAGGCCTACCAGGACCTCGAGGGCTGGTTCCAGGCCTGA